A section of the Leptotrichia sp. HSP-342 genome encodes:
- a CDS encoding alpha amylase N-terminal ig-like domain-containing protein — protein sequence MGYKIIIYKDNKFYKEENLKQNWENFIYKWGNVESGSYFFEIKNEESGAISGVTYSHTAPFAKRFEAVVDENLPPKSITGFQKGIDIYVEYFPSKKIFSLTKMKFYRMNLDIADFGLEKADKVEIAGNFNNWKPDTEPIHHFEGTNYKVVLASPEGVYEYKYLIDGKWYPQNENRKLVIGENGALFPQGDFGTGKFVYEAIDKNTDLKAIVHNYNSLQYFNKLSDSEYEFKIRTQMNDVERAYISVVLHEEDNYEMIYELERYQDKTNGFDYFERIINFGKEAKKLLYYFILEDNGSRAYFNGKTLSYSKPKRLIVNTTSKDIQLFDVPNWAKEAIWYNIFPDRFYNGNHYNDPIFNEFGPEAFKPNRLHEQNFVEEYKWEKSNNVLSQFDRNRWTADFREQVIWEKLGEREIDYSLKYARMYGGDLQGIKEKIPYMKELGINAVWLNPVFFSYQNHKYGANDFRHISPDFGTIKTSGKTHGVEINKNNKYGNKSYVDVLGNKASTSSELKLLEVSLNGENRGRNGYGETEDPSTWVWTESDLIMVDLIKEFHKNGIRVIFDGVFNHSSSEHWTFNMVLADGENSKYKDWYKFTDFGEHVPITDEMNEEQAFETLIANRKRTAYNAWAGFDSLPEFNTFNQEYKEYIFNITRKWMYGPDGKESENWMEDDGIDGWRLDVPNCLENQNFWNEWREVVKGSKKDSYITAELWGNAAGDINGGNKFDTVMNYEWLKTVIGFFINQSREGGVRYKLKA from the coding sequence ATGGGCTATAAAATTATAATTTATAAAGATAATAAATTCTATAAGGAAGAAAATTTAAAACAAAATTGGGAAAATTTTATATACAAATGGGGAAATGTCGAATCAGGAAGTTATTTTTTTGAAATAAAGAATGAGGAAAGTGGAGCAATAAGTGGTGTGACTTATAGTCATACAGCACCTTTTGCAAAAAGATTTGAGGCAGTAGTGGATGAAAACTTGCCACCAAAATCAATAACTGGATTTCAAAAAGGAATAGATATTTATGTAGAATACTTTCCCTCAAAAAAGATATTTTCATTAACTAAAATGAAATTTTACAGAATGAACTTGGATATCGCTGATTTTGGATTGGAAAAGGCGGATAAAGTTGAAATTGCAGGTAACTTTAATAACTGGAAGCCTGATACAGAACCTATCCATCATTTTGAAGGAACAAACTATAAAGTAGTACTTGCTTCGCCAGAGGGAGTTTATGAATATAAATATCTGATTGATGGAAAATGGTATCCTCAAAATGAAAATAGAAAACTGGTTATCGGAGAAAATGGAGCATTGTTTCCTCAAGGAGATTTTGGAACTGGAAAATTTGTGTATGAAGCAATTGATAAAAATACTGATTTGAAGGCGATAGTGCATAATTATAACAGTTTGCAATATTTTAATAAATTGTCGGATAGTGAATATGAATTTAAAATAAGAACTCAGATGAACGATGTGGAACGAGCCTATATTAGTGTTGTTTTACATGAAGAAGATAATTATGAGATGATTTATGAATTGGAAAGATATCAGGATAAGACAAATGGATTTGATTATTTTGAAAGGATAATAAATTTTGGTAAAGAAGCCAAAAAGCTTTTGTATTATTTTATTCTTGAAGATAATGGCTCAAGAGCATATTTTAACGGAAAAACATTGAGCTATAGCAAACCAAAGAGATTAATTGTGAATACGACTTCTAAGGATATACAGTTATTTGATGTGCCAAACTGGGCAAAAGAGGCAATCTGGTACAATATTTTTCCAGACAGATTTTACAATGGAAATCATTATAATGATCCAATTTTTAATGAATTTGGACCAGAAGCATTTAAGCCAAATAGACTTCACGAACAAAATTTTGTAGAAGAATATAAATGGGAAAAAAGCAACAATGTACTTAGTCAGTTTGATAGAAACAGATGGACTGCTGACTTTAGAGAACAGGTAATTTGGGAAAAACTAGGTGAGCGTGAAATTGACTACAGCTTGAAATATGCTAGAATGTATGGTGGAGATTTACAGGGAATAAAAGAAAAAATACCATACATGAAGGAATTGGGAATTAATGCAGTATGGCTAAATCCAGTATTTTTCTCATATCAAAACCATAAATATGGGGCAAATGACTTTAGACATATTTCACCAGACTTTGGAACAATAAAGACAAGTGGAAAAACTCATGGTGTGGAAATTAATAAAAATAACAAATATGGGAATAAGTCGTATGTGGATGTACTTGGAAACAAGGCTTCGACAAGCAGTGAGCTAAAACTTCTGGAAGTAAGCCTGAATGGTGAAAATCGGGGGAGAAATGGATATGGGGAAACAGAAGACCCATCAACTTGGGTTTGGACAGAATCAGATTTGATAATGGTAGATTTGATAAAGGAATTTCATAAAAATGGTATCCGTGTAATATTTGATGGGGTTTTCAATCATAGTAGCAGTGAACACTGGACATTTAATATGGTGCTTGCGGATGGAGAAAATTCTAAATACAAGGACTGGTATAAATTTACAGATTTTGGAGAACATGTCCCAATAACAGATGAAATGAATGAAGAACAGGCATTTGAAACTTTAATTGCAAATAGAAAGAGAACTGCTTATAACGCTTGGGCAGGATTTGATTCGCTTCCTGAATTTAACACATTTAATCAGGAGTACAAGGAATATATTTTCAATATTACAAGAAAATGGATGTATGGGCCTGACGGAAAAGAAAGTGAAAACTGGATGGAGGATGACGGGATTGACGGATGGCGACTAGATGTGCCAAATTGTCTTGAAAATCAGAATTTCTGGAATGAATGGCGTGAAGTTGTAAAGGGCAGCAAGAAAGATTCATACATAACTGCTGAACTTTGGGGAAATGCTGCAGGAGATATTAATGGTGGAAATAAATTTGACACTGTAA
- a CDS encoding aminopeptidase: MTKENLWKNYTDEQKKVIFDFAEDYKKYLDSAKTEREFVDLTEKELKKNGFVNINEKSELKKGDKIYFNNRNKNIIAVIVGNDIKSGINMIVSHVDSPRLDLKPNPIMEEEEFALLNTHYYGGIKKYQWAATPLALHGVVFLKNGEKVTLSIGEKDDEPVFSMPDILPHLSYNVQDERKARDVIKGEELKLLFGNMPLDDENVNKKIKQFVLDKLKKDYGIEEDDFFTAELEVVPAGKLRDVGLDKSMIGGYGQDDRICAYTSLRALFDIKKTEKTVMIYLTDKEEIGSEGSTSLKSTLPEYVVGKMLSLTEKNYNDQILRETLWNSKALSSDVTAALNPVFKSVHDVENVARLSYGLAFAKYTGSRGKVMANDADAEFIQEIRQIFDKNKIKYQSGGFGKVDEGGGGTVAKFLAYYGIRTIDAGPALLSMHSLFEISSKADLYETYRAYKVFFELN; encoded by the coding sequence ATGACAAAAGAGAATTTGTGGAAAAATTATACAGATGAGCAAAAGAAAGTGATTTTTGACTTTGCTGAGGATTATAAAAAATATTTGGATTCTGCCAAAACTGAGAGAGAATTTGTGGATTTGACAGAAAAGGAACTTAAAAAAAATGGCTTTGTCAATATTAATGAAAAAAGTGAATTGAAAAAAGGGGATAAAATTTATTTTAACAATAGAAATAAAAATATCATTGCAGTAATTGTTGGAAATGATATAAAAAGCGGAATCAATATGATTGTCTCCCATGTGGATTCACCAAGACTGGATTTGAAGCCAAATCCGATAATGGAAGAAGAAGAATTTGCACTATTAAACACGCATTATTATGGTGGAATTAAAAAATATCAATGGGCTGCAACTCCGCTTGCATTACATGGTGTTGTTTTCTTAAAAAATGGAGAAAAAGTAACACTTTCTATTGGAGAAAAAGATGACGAGCCTGTATTCAGTATGCCTGATATATTACCACATTTGTCTTATAATGTGCAGGATGAGAGAAAAGCAAGAGATGTTATTAAAGGTGAAGAACTAAAATTATTATTTGGAAATATGCCTTTAGATGATGAAAATGTAAATAAAAAAATAAAGCAGTTTGTGCTTGATAAATTGAAAAAAGATTATGGAATAGAAGAAGATGATTTCTTTACAGCGGAGCTGGAAGTTGTACCAGCTGGAAAATTGCGGGATGTGGGGCTTGATAAGAGCATGATTGGAGGATATGGTCAAGATGACAGAATTTGTGCATATACTTCGCTTAGAGCCTTGTTTGATATTAAGAAAACTGAAAAAACTGTTATGATTTATTTGACAGATAAAGAAGAAATTGGAAGTGAAGGTTCTACAAGCTTGAAATCAACATTGCCTGAATATGTTGTTGGAAAAATGCTGTCACTTACAGAAAAAAATTACAATGATCAGATATTGAGGGAAACTTTATGGAACTCAAAAGCATTGTCATCAGATGTTACGGCTGCGTTAAATCCTGTATTTAAGTCAGTTCATGATGTGGAAAACGTGGCAAGATTATCTTATGGACTGGCATTTGCAAAATATACAGGAAGTCGTGGAAAAGTTATGGCAAACGATGCCGATGCAGAATTTATTCAGGAAATAAGACAAATATTTGACAAAAATAAGATTAAATATCAGTCGGGTGGTTTTGGAAAAGTAGATGAAGGTGGTGGAGGAACTGTTGCTAAGTTCTTGGCTTACTACGGAATCAGAACGATAGATGCAGGGCCTGCACTTTTATCAATGCACTCTTTATTTGAAATCTCATCAAAAGCAGATTTATATGAAACATACAGAGCATATAAAGTATTTTTTGAGTTAAATTAG
- a CDS encoding glucose-6-phosphate isomerase: protein MKLNFNYQFAKNFFNENELKQIKPYVELADEVLTSKSGAGNDFLGWIDLPENYDKDEFARIKKAAEKIKNDSEVLVVIGIGGSYLGAKAAIEFLSHSFYNNLPKDKRKTPEIYFAGTNMSGVYLQHLIEVVGDRDFSVNVISKSGTTTEPAIAFRVFKKMLEEKYGKEEAAKRIYATTDKEKGALKTLATAEGYETFVVPDNVGGRFSVLTAVGLLPIAAAGINIDELMAGAKDAMNDFANKNMDENQALQYAAVRNILHRKGKDLELMVNYEPRVHYLAEWWKQLFGESEGKDGKGLYPTSADFSADLHSLGQYIQEGKRLFFETVVSIGKPEVEFVIESDKDNLDGLNFIAGKTLDYVNKKATDGVILAHIDGDVPNLGVNIPEATPYHLGYTFYFFEKACGVSGYLLGVNPFDQPGVEAYKKNMFALLGKPGYEEAGKELEKKLNEVK from the coding sequence ATGAAATTGAATTTTAATTATCAATTTGCAAAAAATTTTTTTAATGAAAATGAATTGAAACAGATTAAACCGTATGTAGAATTGGCAGATGAAGTACTGACTTCAAAAAGTGGAGCAGGAAATGATTTTTTAGGATGGATTGACTTGCCTGAAAACTATGATAAAGATGAATTTGCTAGAATAAAAAAAGCGGCTGAAAAAATTAAAAATGATTCAGAAGTTTTAGTTGTAATCGGAATTGGAGGCTCGTATTTAGGGGCAAAGGCTGCAATTGAATTTTTATCACATAGCTTTTACAATAACTTGCCAAAAGATAAAAGAAAAACTCCTGAAATTTACTTTGCAGGAACAAATATGAGCGGTGTTTATTTACAACATTTAATAGAAGTAGTTGGAGACAGGGATTTTTCAGTAAATGTAATTTCAAAATCTGGAACTACAACTGAACCTGCCATTGCATTTAGAGTGTTCAAAAAAATGCTGGAAGAAAAATATGGAAAAGAAGAAGCTGCAAAAAGAATATATGCTACAACAGATAAGGAAAAAGGAGCATTAAAGACACTTGCTACAGCTGAAGGATATGAAACTTTTGTTGTACCTGACAATGTTGGAGGAAGATTTTCTGTATTGACTGCAGTAGGACTTTTACCAATTGCGGCGGCTGGAATTAATATTGATGAATTAATGGCTGGAGCAAAAGATGCGATGAATGACTTTGCAAATAAAAACATGGACGAAAATCAGGCTTTACAATATGCGGCTGTAAGAAATATTTTACATAGAAAAGGAAAAGACTTGGAATTAATGGTAAATTATGAGCCAAGAGTTCATTATTTGGCAGAATGGTGGAAACAATTATTTGGAGAATCTGAAGGAAAAGATGGAAAAGGATTGTATCCAACTTCGGCAGACTTTTCAGCAGACTTGCATTCGTTGGGTCAATATATTCAGGAAGGAAAAAGATTATTCTTTGAAACAGTAGTTTCTATTGGAAAACCAGAAGTGGAATTTGTCATTGAAAGTGACAAGGATAACCTTGACGGATTAAACTTTATTGCTGGAAAAACATTGGATTACGTAAATAAAAAAGCAACTGATGGAGTAATTTTGGCACATATTGACGGAGATGTACCTAATTTAGGTGTAAACATTCCTGAAGCTACTCCTTATCATTTAGGATATACATTCTATTTCTTTGAAAAAGCATGTGGGGTAAGTGGATACCTTTTAGGTGTAAATCCATTTGATCAGCCAGGAGTGGAAGCATATAAGAAAAATATGTTTGCGTTATTAGGAAAACCTGGATATGAAGAAGCTGGAAAAGAATTGGAAAAAAAATTGAATGAAGTTAAATAG
- a CDS encoding DUF1304 domain-containing protein — protein MSILAFILILFVALEHYYILILEMYLNESETVQRNFGLEIDFLKDERVKKMMANQGLYNGFLATGLVWSLIESGEFQFQIAVFFLICIICAAIYGTVTVSKKIFLVQGLPALMAIIAVLLPLIF, from the coding sequence TTGAGCATACTGGCATTCATATTAATATTATTTGTGGCATTAGAGCATTATTATATATTAATCCTTGAAATGTATCTTAATGAAAGTGAAACTGTTCAAAGAAACTTTGGACTGGAAATAGACTTTTTAAAAGATGAACGTGTAAAAAAAATGATGGCAAATCAAGGGCTGTACAACGGTTTTCTTGCCACAGGATTAGTGTGGAGTTTAATCGAAAGTGGAGAATTTCAATTTCAAATTGCAGTTTTCTTCCTGATTTGTATTATCTGTGCGGCTATTTATGGTACTGTCACAGTTTCTAAAAAAATATTTTTAGTGCAGGGTTTACCTGCTTTAATGGCTATTATTGCAGTATTATTGCCATTAATATTTTAA
- the map gene encoding type I methionyl aminopeptidase: MIIYKTLDEIKKIKKANEIIARLFEDVLPKHIKAGISTYELDQIAEDYIRSQGAIPGTKGYDVGHPYPPYPAATCISVNEVVVHGIPSKKQILKEGDILTVDTVTVLDGYFGDAAITYAVGEIDETSKKLMEVTEKARDIGIEVARAGNRIGDIGHAIQEYVESFGFSLVRDFAGHGVGKEMHEDPIIPNYGKAGTGAKIEDGMVITVEPMVNVGTYKVKVLSDMWTAVTKDGKRSAQYEHSLAIIDGKPVILSVRD, translated from the coding sequence ATGATAATTTATAAAACATTGGATGAAATAAAAAAAATAAAAAAAGCTAATGAAATAATCGCAAGACTTTTTGAAGATGTATTACCAAAACACATAAAAGCTGGAATCAGCACATACGAACTGGACCAAATCGCTGAAGACTACATTAGAAGTCAAGGAGCAATTCCAGGAACTAAGGGTTACGATGTAGGACATCCATATCCTCCTTATCCAGCCGCAACTTGTATTTCTGTAAACGAAGTCGTAGTACACGGTATTCCTAGCAAAAAGCAAATACTAAAGGAAGGGGATATTCTGACAGTTGATACGGTTACAGTACTTGATGGATATTTTGGTGATGCTGCAATTACTTATGCTGTAGGAGAAATTGATGAAACTTCTAAAAAGCTTATGGAAGTTACTGAAAAGGCAAGAGATATCGGGATTGAAGTGGCACGTGCCGGAAACAGAATTGGAGATATTGGGCATGCTATTCAGGAATATGTAGAGAGCTTTGGATTCTCGCTTGTAAGAGATTTTGCAGGACATGGAGTAGGAAAGGAAATGCACGAAGACCCAATTATTCCAAATTATGGAAAAGCTGGAACAGGAGCTAAAATTGAAGATGGAATGGTAATCACAGTTGAACCGATGGTAAATGTCGGTACTTATAAAGTAAAAGTTCTATCGGATATGTGGACTGCAGTTACCAAAGATGGAAAACGTTCAGCCCAATACGAACACAGCCTTGCTATTATTGATGGGAAGCCTGTAATTTTAAGTGTAAGAGATTAA
- a CDS encoding adenylate kinase, with amino-acid sequence MNIVLFGAPGAGKGTQAKELIQKYEIPQISTGDILRAAIANKTPLGMEAKKLMDEGKLVSDDIVNGLVEARLQEDDCKKGFILDGFPRTVAQAEELDKILEKSNREIEKVIALEVSDEEIIERITGRRVSKKTGKIYHIKYNPPVDENPEDLEQRADDNEETVKKRLAVYNEQTAPVLDFYKKQNKVYSVDGAKKLEEITKDIIDILEK; translated from the coding sequence ATGAATATAGTGTTATTTGGAGCACCTGGAGCAGGAAAAGGAACTCAAGCAAAGGAATTAATTCAAAAATATGAAATTCCTCAAATTTCAACAGGGGACATTTTGAGAGCTGCAATTGCAAACAAGACTCCACTAGGAATGGAAGCCAAAAAATTGATGGATGAAGGGAAATTGGTTTCTGATGACATTGTAAATGGGCTTGTAGAAGCAAGATTGCAGGAAGATGACTGTAAAAAAGGATTTATTTTGGATGGATTTCCAAGAACAGTAGCTCAAGCTGAAGAACTTGACAAAATTTTGGAAAAATCAAACAGAGAAATTGAAAAAGTAATCGCACTTGAAGTTAGCGATGAAGAAATTATTGAAAGAATCACAGGAAGAAGAGTATCGAAAAAGACTGGTAAAATTTATCACATAAAATATAATCCGCCAGTTGATGAAAATCCAGAAGATTTGGAACAAAGGGCAGATGATAATGAAGAAACAGTGAAAAAAAGACTTGCAGTTTACAACGAACAAACAGCACCAGTATTGGATTTTTACAAAAAACAAAATAAAGTTTACAGTGTAGATGGTGCAAAAAAACTGGAAGAAATTACAAAAGATATAATTGATATCTTGGAAAAATAG
- a CDS encoding transketolase family protein, producing MGKVNKDVVVLEADLSKSTMTAYFKKEFPERHINVGIAEADMIGTAAGIATTGKIPFASTFAHFAAGRAFDQIRNSVAYPQLNVKICPTHAGVSLGEDGGSHQSVEDVALMRAIPGMVVLSPADAVETEKMVFAVAEYEGPVYVRLGRLNIPVLFDENYKFEIGKAATLREGNDVAILATGLMVSEALEAAKLLEEKGVKARVVNVSTIKPLDTETVLKAAKECKFIVTSEEHSVIGGLGSAVSEYLSEVHPTKVVKHGIQDVFGQSADGETMLTNYGLRAKDIAQTVLNNLK from the coding sequence TTGGGAAAAGTAAATAAAGATGTGGTGGTACTGGAAGCAGACTTGTCAAAATCAACAATGACCGCATATTTTAAAAAAGAGTTTCCAGAAAGACATATAAATGTTGGGATTGCAGAAGCTGATATGATTGGAACAGCTGCAGGTATTGCAACGACTGGGAAAATACCGTTTGCCTCAACTTTTGCACATTTTGCGGCGGGACGTGCTTTTGATCAGATTAGAAACTCGGTGGCATATCCACAATTGAATGTTAAAATTTGTCCAACTCACGCAGGAGTTTCGTTAGGAGAAGATGGAGGTTCGCACCAGTCAGTTGAGGATGTGGCATTAATGCGTGCAATTCCAGGAATGGTAGTGCTATCGCCAGCAGATGCAGTAGAAACAGAAAAAATGGTCTTTGCAGTGGCTGAATATGAAGGGCCTGTATATGTAAGACTTGGAAGACTGAATATACCAGTATTATTTGATGAAAACTATAAATTTGAAATAGGGAAAGCTGCAACTTTGAGAGAAGGAAATGATGTAGCAATATTAGCAACTGGTCTTATGGTATCAGAAGCTCTTGAAGCAGCAAAATTACTAGAAGAAAAAGGAGTAAAAGCAAGAGTGGTAAATGTTTCTACGATAAAGCCGTTAGACACAGAAACAGTTCTAAAAGCGGCAAAAGAATGTAAATTTATTGTAACAAGTGAAGAACATTCTGTAATTGGGGGACTTGGAAGTGCAGTTTCAGAATATTTATCAGAAGTTCATCCGACAAAAGTTGTAAAACATGGAATACAGGATGTTTTTGGACAAAGTGCAGATGGGGAGACTATGCTTACGAATTATGGGCTTAGAGCGAAGGATATTGCACAAACAGTGCTGAATAATTTAAAATAG
- a CDS encoding transketolase, which yields MKIEEIQKISKELRKDIIEMIYRAKSGHPGGSLSIADILAVLYWKEMNIDPENPKMENRDRLVLSKGHAAPALYAALIEKGFLGYEGKNLIPTLRKWHSLLQGHPDMKKLAGVEMSTGSLGQGLSTANGMALSAKIYNNDYRVYTILGDGELQEGQVWEAAMTAAHYKLDNLVAIVDYNNLQIDGKVSNVMDVAPIGEKFKAFKWNVIEIDGHNYEEIINAFDTARTVKGQPTVIVANTVKEKGVSFMENNAGFHGAAPNDEEYKKAMEELS from the coding sequence ATGAAAATTGAGGAAATTCAAAAAATTTCAAAAGAACTTAGAAAAGATATTATTGAAATGATTTACAGGGCAAAATCAGGACATCCGGGAGGATCACTTTCGATTGCTGATATTCTGGCTGTGCTTTACTGGAAGGAAATGAACATCGACCCAGAAAATCCAAAAATGGAAAACAGAGACAGATTAGTTCTTAGTAAAGGTCATGCTGCTCCTGCACTGTATGCGGCTTTGATAGAAAAAGGATTTTTAGGATATGAAGGGAAAAATCTTATTCCAACACTTAGAAAATGGCACTCTCTGCTTCAAGGGCATCCTGACATGAAAAAACTGGCTGGAGTTGAAATGTCAACAGGTTCACTTGGGCAAGGACTGTCTACAGCAAATGGAATGGCTTTGAGTGCAAAAATTTACAATAATGACTACAGAGTTTATACAATCTTAGGAGATGGAGAATTACAGGAAGGGCAAGTTTGGGAAGCGGCTATGACAGCTGCACATTACAAGCTTGACAATTTAGTTGCGATAGTTGACTATAATAATTTACAGATTGATGGAAAAGTTTCGAATGTAATGGATGTCGCTCCGATTGGGGAAAAATTCAAGGCATTCAAATGGAATGTAATCGAGATTGACGGACACAATTATGAAGAAATCATAAATGCTTTTGACACAGCAAGAACAGTTAAAGGACAGCCGACAGTAATAGTTGCAAACACTGTAAAAGAAAAAGGTGTTTCATTTATGGAAAATAACGCTGGATTCCACGGAGCTGCTCCAAATGATGAAGAATATAAGAAGGCAATGGAAGAATTGAGTTAA
- a CDS encoding helix-turn-helix domain-containing protein, with product MAENDSIKTNSNLVEALGYYIKNKRLQKNIGLREMAEMLKISPAYLSNLESGKHNMTNPLLLKKIAKILKIDHLKLFKIIGYTDKDMSDLKKELTNEIIEEFSDINIGEIVRNLMDMNSEKIELVKQYIELLNKK from the coding sequence ATGGCTGAAAATGACAGTATAAAAACTAACTCTAATCTTGTGGAAGCATTAGGGTATTATATAAAAAATAAAAGACTACAAAAAAATATAGGACTAAGAGAAATGGCAGAAATGCTAAAAATCAGTCCAGCTTATTTATCTAATCTGGAATCAGGCAAGCATAATATGACAAATCCTCTTCTACTTAAAAAAATTGCTAAAATATTAAAGATAGATCATCTGAAACTGTTTAAAATAATAGGATACACAGATAAGGATATGTCAGATTTGAAAAAGGAGCTTACTAATGAGATAATAGAGGAATTTTCAGATATAAATATCGGAGAAATAGTTAGGAATCTAATGGATATGAATTCAGAAAAAATAGAGCTGGTCAAGCAGTATATAGAACTGCTAAATAAAAAATAG
- the araD gene encoding L-ribulose-5-phosphate 4-epimerase, which translates to MLEKLKEQVFKANLELPKKGLVLFTWGNVSGIDREKNLIVIKPSGVDYETMKVDDMVVVDLDGNVVEGDLNPSSDTPTHIELYKKFPSIGGIVHTHSTNATIWAQSGRDIPAYGTTNADYFYGSIPCTRKMTKEEITGEYEKETGTVIIETFEKRNLNPQYIPGVLVNSHGPFTWGKNPDEAVYNSVVLEEVAKMAMFTEMVNKDIKPMQQELLDKHFLRKHGANAYYGQKKK; encoded by the coding sequence ATGCTGGAAAAATTAAAGGAGCAAGTATTTAAGGCAAATTTAGAATTGCCAAAAAAAGGGCTAGTATTGTTTACTTGGGGAAATGTGAGCGGAATTGACAGAGAAAAAAATCTGATTGTTATAAAACCTAGCGGTGTGGATTATGAAACAATGAAAGTAGATGATATGGTAGTAGTTGATTTAGATGGAAATGTTGTAGAAGGTGATTTAAATCCTTCATCAGATACTCCTACACATATTGAGCTTTATAAAAAGTTTCCTTCAATAGGAGGAATAGTTCATACTCATTCAACAAATGCTACAATTTGGGCTCAAAGCGGAAGGGATATTCCAGCATACGGGACAACAAATGCTGATTATTTCTATGGCTCAATACCTTGTACAAGAAAAATGACAAAAGAGGAAATCACAGGAGAATATGAAAAAGAAACAGGAACGGTAATTATAGAAACTTTTGAAAAAAGAAATCTAAATCCACAATATATTCCAGGAGTTCTTGTAAATAGTCACGGACCTTTTACATGGGGAAAAAATCCTGATGAAGCTGTTTATAATTCTGTTGTACTGGAGGAAGTGGCAAAAATGGCAATGTTTACTGAAATGGTAAACAAAGATATAAAGCCAATGCAACAGGAGTTACTAGATAAGCATTTCTTGAGAAAACATGGAGCTAATGCTTATTATGGACAAAAGAAAAAATAA
- a CDS encoding L-ribulose-5-phosphate 3-epimerase gives MKNLNKLNLGIYEKALPKDIDWVERIKLVKECGYDFVEISIDETDERLARLDWSDDEINKIHKALIDNGVRIPSMCFSGHRRFPMGSMDEKTREKAMELMQKAIIFADKMGIRTIQMAGYDVYYEKGNEQTKKYFTENLKKAVEWASSYNVTLSIEIMDHPFINSITKYMEYADIIKSPWLKVYPDVGNLTAWPENDTLKELELGIKNGEITGIHLKDTLAVTDTFEGKFKEVPFGEGCVDFPKVFKKLKELNYKGPFLIEMWTEKSDNPIEEVKKAKQWMLDKMKEGGFI, from the coding sequence ATGAAGAATCTTAATAAATTAAATTTAGGAATATATGAAAAGGCTCTTCCTAAAGATATTGACTGGGTTGAGAGAATAAAACTTGTTAAAGAATGCGGATATGATTTTGTGGAAATTTCTATAGATGAAACTGATGAAAGGCTTGCAAGACTGGATTGGTCCGATGATGAAATAAACAAAATTCATAAGGCATTAATAGATAATGGAGTTAGAATACCGTCAATGTGCTTTAGCGGACATAGAAGATTTCCTATGGGAAGCATGGATGAAAAAACTAGGGAAAAGGCTATGGAACTAATGCAAAAAGCAATAATTTTTGCAGATAAAATGGGAATTAGAACGATTCAAATGGCTGGATATGATGTTTATTATGAAAAAGGAAATGAGCAGACTAAAAAATATTTTACTGAAAATTTGAAAAAGGCAGTAGAATGGGCATCTTCGTACAACGTAACACTATCAATAGAAATTATGGATCACCCATTTATCAATTCCATTACAAAATATATGGAATATGCGGATATAATTAAATCTCCATGGCTAAAGGTTTATCCAGATGTGGGAAATCTGACAGCATGGCCTGAAAATGACACGTTAAAGGAATTGGAACTTGGAATAAAAAATGGAGAAATAACAGGAATTCATTTAAAGGATACTTTAGCAGTAACTGATACTTTTGAAGGGAAATTTAAGGAAGTTCCTTTTGGAGAAGGATGTGTAGATTTTCCAAAAGTATTTAAAAAATTAAAAGAATTAAATTATAAAGGACCTTTTTTAATAGAAATGTGGACTGAAAAATCAGATAATCCAATTGAGGAAGTAAAAAAGGCAAAGCAATGGATGCTGGATAAAATGAAGGAAGGTGGATTTATCTAA